A window of the Cannabis sativa cultivar Pink pepper isolate KNU-18-1 chromosome X, ASM2916894v1, whole genome shotgun sequence genome harbors these coding sequences:
- the LOC115717846 gene encoding uncharacterized protein LOC115717846 isoform X1, which produces MEPSPPEDFEDYGPSSTLIGFDRPLPLLRGPVPVGPLDDSSTGLFVLAFRNPRAWAKAYRACESKIIDQCVSGARIGCSISASSKCKPSWWLNLTGFTASDLKEREQCEEREMNGCLAVAKEKCFGFAKERCLKSFRDARVVERGRGLNTKQVQKLVGLVTMGDKSTLVRLIGFNQLVSHREFGTRYYRASELLGSCSDIDCILDGFSGKESSQ; this is translated from the coding sequence ATGGAACCCTCACCACCCGAGGATTTCGAAGATTACGGACCGTCATCAACACTTATCGGGTTTGATCGCCCGCTTCCCTTGCTCCGTGGCCCCGTCCCGGTTGGTCCGCTTGATGATTCATCGACCGGTTTGTTCGTTCTTGCATTCCGTAACCCCAGAGCTTGGGCGAAAGCGTACAGAGCCTGTGAGTCCAAGATTATCGACCAGTGCGTCTCTGGAGCCAGGATCGGGTGCTCGATCAGCGCCTCGAGCAAGTGCAAGCCCTCGTGGTGGCTGAATCTGACTGGTTTTACGGCTTCGGATTTGAAGGAGAGGGAGCAATGTGAAGAGCGTGAAATGAACGGCTGTTTGGCGGTGGCAAAGGAGAAGTGTTTTGGATTCGCCAAAGAACGGTGCTTGAAGTCGTTTAGGGATGCGAGGGTTGTGGAGAGGGGTAGGGGTTTGAATACAAAGCAGGTTCAGAAGTTGGTTGGCTTGGTAACTATGGGGGATAAGAGTACGTTGGTTCGTTTGATTGGATTCAATCAATTGGTTTCTCATCGAGAATTTGGGACAAGGTATTATAGGGCCAGTGAGTTACTTGGTTCTTGTAGTGATATTGATTGCATTCTTGATGGGTTTAGTGGCAAGGAATCATCACAGTAG
- the LOC115717846 gene encoding uncharacterized protein LOC115717846 isoform X2, protein MFHKIESTWMESISGQYTLEPGAAVSLLSAFSLPVTGLVSFPIYRYCLPQFGDDGCCVVDRRLHQTNISIRRKLLGG, encoded by the exons ATGTTTCACAAAATTGAAAGCACCTGGATGGAGTCTATCTCGGGGCAGTACACACTTGAACCTGGAGCTGCTGTGTCATTGCTGAG TGCTTTTTCATTGCCGGTGACTGGTTTAGTCTCATTTCCAATCTATCGGTACTGTCTGCCACAGTTTGGAG acgatggttgctGTGTGGTTGACAGAAGGTTGCATCAAACAAATatttcaatcagacgaaagtTGCTGGGTGGTTag